One window of Robiginitalea biformata HTCC2501 genomic DNA carries:
- a CDS encoding sulfatase family protein, giving the protein MRILKGKAMGARNLMALTMCLGLMAGCQNTETSPGDSEGTAAAGGIPEKPNFIIVFADDLGYGDLSSFGHPTIHTKNLDRMAAEGQKWTNFYVAASVCTPSRAGLLTGRLPVRNGLTSNEIGVFFPDSHNGMPASEITLAEQLKKAGYATGMVGKWHLGHKEEYLPPNHGFDDYFGIPYSNDMDFTGQFTSYQDYFGRYTERYESLKTEEYNVPLIRGTEEIERPVNQNTITKRYNDEAVKWIREHKDEPFFMYLAHSLPHVPLFTSDEFRGTSARGLYGDVVEEIDHGVGQIMELLEAEGLAENTIVVFTSDNGPWLPTGISGGSAGLLREGKGTTWEGGMREPTIFWAPGMLPAKVVMDMGSTLDLFNTFSSLAGVPMPDDREMDGVDLSPILFGDAESPRKEMFYYQGADLYAVRLGAYKAHFYTKEAYVMGAERVEHNPPLLYNVEEDPSEKYDLSGKHPEVIEEIRRVVEAHNANMVKAPDLLKDRG; this is encoded by the coding sequence ATGCGCATCCTCAAGGGGAAGGCAATGGGCGCCCGCAACCTGATGGCCCTGACCATGTGCCTGGGCCTGATGGCGGGTTGTCAAAATACCGAAACCAGCCCGGGCGACAGCGAAGGAACCGCTGCTGCCGGGGGCATACCCGAAAAGCCGAATTTCATCATCGTATTTGCCGATGACCTGGGGTACGGCGACCTGAGCTCCTTTGGTCACCCGACGATCCATACAAAAAACCTGGACCGGATGGCAGCCGAAGGCCAGAAATGGACGAATTTTTATGTGGCTGCCAGCGTCTGCACCCCGAGCCGGGCGGGGTTGCTGACTGGGAGACTGCCGGTAAGGAACGGCTTGACGAGTAACGAGATCGGTGTGTTTTTCCCGGACTCCCACAATGGGATGCCGGCTTCGGAAATCACCCTGGCCGAGCAATTGAAAAAGGCGGGATACGCCACCGGGATGGTGGGCAAGTGGCACCTGGGGCACAAGGAGGAATACCTGCCGCCCAACCACGGTTTTGACGATTATTTCGGTATTCCTTACTCGAATGACATGGACTTTACGGGCCAGTTCACTTCCTACCAGGATTATTTTGGCCGGTATACGGAGCGCTATGAATCCCTGAAAACCGAGGAATATAACGTGCCATTGATCCGCGGGACGGAAGAGATCGAACGTCCGGTGAACCAGAACACCATCACCAAGCGCTATAACGATGAGGCGGTGAAATGGATTCGGGAGCACAAGGACGAGCCCTTTTTCATGTACCTGGCGCACAGCCTGCCACACGTGCCCCTGTTTACCTCGGATGAGTTCCGGGGCACCAGCGCCCGGGGTCTCTACGGCGACGTGGTGGAGGAAATCGACCATGGGGTAGGGCAGATCATGGAGCTGCTCGAGGCGGAAGGTCTCGCAGAAAATACCATCGTGGTCTTTACCTCCGACAACGGCCCCTGGCTGCCCACTGGTATCTCCGGGGGCAGCGCCGGCCTGCTGCGGGAAGGCAAAGGCACAACCTGGGAAGGCGGAATGCGGGAGCCCACGATTTTCTGGGCTCCCGGAATGCTGCCTGCCAAAGTTGTCATGGATATGGGCAGCACGCTGGACCTGTTTAATACCTTCAGCAGCCTGGCCGGGGTGCCCATGCCCGACGACCGGGAAATGGACGGGGTAGACCTGAGCCCGATCCTGTTCGGGGATGCCGAGTCGCCCAGGAAGGAAATGTTTTACTACCAGGGGGCCGACCTGTATGCCGTGCGCCTGGGGGCGTACAAGGCACATTTCTATACCAAGGAGGCCTATGTGATGGGGGCCGAACGGGTGGAACACAACCCGCCGTTGCTCTACAACGTGGAGGAGGACCCCTCCGAAAAATACGACCTGTCCGGGAAGCACCCGGAGGTCATCGAGGAAATCCGGCGGGTTGTGGAAGCGCATAACGCCAACATGGTCAAAGCCCCCGATTTGCTGAAAGATCGGGGTTGA
- a CDS encoding sulfatase family protein — translation MNFHQSDSRRLCPLNAILALFSIGCLAAATGTCYAQERPDAPNILCILVDDLGYGDLSCQGATDLQSPNIDALAANGMRFTNFYANSTVCSPSRAALLTGRYPDLVGVPGVIRQNPENNWGNLADDAVLIPSELNPAGYHTGIIGKWHLGLEEPDTPNDRGFTYFKGFLGDMMDDYWDHRRGGINWMRLNREEIDPKGHATDLFTDWTIDFLKERQGEEQPFFLYLAYNAPHFPIQPPREWLDKVREREPNLTEKRAKNVAFVEHLDYSVGRVMEALKTTGLEENTLVVFVSDNGGALWYAQSNGPLRGGKQDMYEGGIRVPAIFYWKGKIAPGTTSDNTALLMDLFPTFCELAGRKPPENVDGISLVPTLTGQAQDTANRYLYWVRREGGDYGGQAYYAARFGDFKILQNTPFEPIQFFNIGQDELETTPLETDSEAYRALRAQLMEHIRTAGGVPWQ, via the coding sequence ATGAATTTCCATCAATCGGATTCCCGGCGGCTTTGCCCGCTGAACGCCATCCTGGCCCTCTTCTCCATAGGTTGTTTGGCCGCAGCAACCGGAACGTGTTATGCGCAAGAGCGCCCGGATGCCCCGAATATTCTCTGTATCCTGGTCGACGACCTGGGGTACGGCGACCTGTCCTGCCAGGGGGCCACGGATTTGCAGTCGCCCAACATCGATGCCCTGGCGGCCAACGGCATGCGGTTCACGAATTTCTACGCGAACAGCACGGTGTGTTCCCCGAGCCGCGCCGCGTTGCTTACGGGCAGGTATCCGGACCTGGTCGGCGTCCCGGGCGTCATCCGCCAAAACCCGGAGAACAACTGGGGGAACCTCGCGGACGATGCGGTCCTCATCCCCTCGGAGTTGAACCCGGCAGGCTACCACACCGGGATTATCGGCAAGTGGCACCTGGGGTTGGAAGAGCCCGATACGCCCAATGACCGCGGGTTTACTTATTTCAAGGGATTTTTGGGGGATATGATGGACGATTACTGGGACCACCGCCGGGGCGGCATCAACTGGATGCGGCTGAACCGGGAGGAAATCGACCCCAAAGGACATGCCACGGACCTGTTTACGGATTGGACTATCGATTTCCTGAAAGAGCGCCAGGGGGAGGAGCAGCCATTTTTCCTCTACCTCGCGTACAACGCACCCCACTTCCCGATCCAACCCCCCCGGGAATGGTTGGATAAGGTCCGGGAGCGGGAACCAAACCTGACGGAGAAACGGGCCAAAAACGTGGCTTTCGTGGAGCACCTGGACTATAGTGTCGGCCGGGTTATGGAGGCTTTGAAAACCACAGGGCTCGAAGAAAATACGTTGGTGGTTTTTGTGTCGGATAATGGCGGGGCCCTTTGGTATGCGCAGAGCAACGGCCCGCTCAGGGGCGGCAAACAGGATATGTACGAAGGCGGGATACGCGTCCCGGCCATTTTTTACTGGAAGGGAAAAATTGCCCCTGGCACCACCAGTGACAATACGGCCCTGTTGATGGATTTATTCCCCACATTTTGTGAATTGGCGGGACGCAAGCCCCCTGAAAATGTCGACGGCATCAGCCTTGTGCCCACCTTGACAGGGCAAGCGCAGGACACGGCCAACCGCTACCTCTACTGGGTCCGCCGCGAGGGGGGTGATTATGGCGGACAAGCCTATTACGCCGCGCGATTCGGGGATTTCAAGATTTTACAGAACACACCTTTTGAACCCATACAGTTTTTTAATATCGGCCAGGATGAGCTGGAAACTACCCCCCTTGAAACGGATTCGGAAGCGTACCGGGCATTGAGGGCCCAACTCATGGAACACATTCGCACGGCGGGAGGTGTGCCGTGGCAATAA